The region CGGGGCTTGAATCGCTCAAAGCAGCCATTAACCCCGAGAAACATTCATATCTATACTTTGTAGCCAAAGGAGATGGATCACATTACTTCAGTAAATCTCTCAAAGAGCACAACGCCGCGGTTAAGAAATACCAGCTTCGCAGAAACAGAAAAACTTACCGCTCATATAATTAGATTCCACCCACATCTCTAAAGAAAAGACGGTCTTGAATAAGAATACTCAAGACCGTCTTTTCTTTTTTAAATTCTGCCGAATACTGCACATTAAATCTTTTCCCGAGCCTCCTGCTCTGTCTCATAAACAGAAGCTATTTGGGTAATACCCATGGAATCCAGTACACAGCGAAAATTATCTGAAAGACCGGCTATCAGCACATCACAGCCGCGGGTGCGGGTCTTTTCAACCAGCTTAAATAAGCAATCCATCGCCGCCCCGTTGATGGATGACTTTTCCTCAAAAACCAATAGAAAACTCCCTTTCGCGGTGGCAAGAGCCTCATCAAAAACATCAAGCAGCAGCCCCTCTGATTTGGAGGTAAGGTTCCCGGTTACCTTGATTAAAGCAAGGTCTTCTTCAAGGGTGAGGCTGATATCGTTCTGCCTGCTTCGGGAAAATTTAATCCTGTCTGCAGAGAGCTGAAGTGCTTTTTCCAGTTCTTCACGCTTGACCGGTTTATTGAGAAAATCCGTTGCGTCAAGATTAAGGGCCTTAATGGCAAGATCCATATCTCCATGCCCGGTGATGACGATGACTTCCGAGTCCGGCGACATGGATTTAATCTTGCCCAGAACCTGCAGCCCGTCCATACCCGGCATTTTAATGTCAGTCAGGACCAGATCCGGCCTTTCCGTATCAAACAAGCTGATTCCAGATTCTCCGTTTTCAGCGGTCAGAACCTCATGCCCGTATGCGGTAAGCAGCATCCGAAACATGTTCAGAGTCGCTTTTTCATCATCAATTACAAGAATTCTACTCACACCCAACCCCTGAATATACTGTCTATTTAACGTTAAAATATAACTATTTTTTAATTTTCATCCGGGGCAGCCGGGAAAGATATAATGAAAGATGCTCCTTTTCCCGGTTCACTTTCAATATCTATGCAGCCCTTATAGTCTCTTACTATGCCATAGGTAATGGCAAGACCCAACCCCATGCCATATCCTACCTCTTTGGTACTGAAGAATGGTTCAAATATCTTATTAC is a window of Maridesulfovibrio sp. DNA encoding:
- a CDS encoding response regulator; the encoded protein is MSRILVIDDEKATLNMFRMLLTAYGHEVLTAENGESGISLFDTERPDLVLTDIKMPGMDGLQVLGKIKSMSPDSEVIVITGHGDMDLAIKALNLDATDFLNKPVKREELEKALQLSADRIKFSRSRQNDISLTLEEDLALIKVTGNLTSKSEGLLLDVFDEALATAKGSFLLVFEEKSSINGAAMDCLFKLVEKTRTRGCDVLIAGLSDNFRCVLDSMGITQIASVYETEQEAREKI